In a genomic window of Amycolatopsis japonica:
- a CDS encoding GNAT family N-acetyltransferase: MHDLTWRPLRPEDAQASADLLNAMETVDEIGENYTAEDTLQELVDPYADLERASLAAFDGDVMAGYMKIRFKPSAEEIHRVFLDGGVHPAYRRRGIGGALVDAGVAAAKVVHALHHPAAKLVVDVNRPERIAGLAELVRSRGFVPVRYFQRMEHSLSELDASAIPDGFTVEPWSERNDEDFRAVRNAAYRDYWGAVPMPVELWRNKITNQTFQPETSFLLREAGAAVGMLVTMWWEADTEATGVRDAHFMAIGTLREYRRRGVASALMGHALRAAAEQGYDRASLNVDSADPAGAFGVFEKAGFVPTMRYVRWALEA; the protein is encoded by the coding sequence ATGCACGACCTCACGTGGCGGCCACTGCGGCCCGAGGACGCCCAGGCGTCGGCCGATCTCCTCAACGCGATGGAGACCGTCGACGAGATCGGCGAGAACTACACGGCGGAGGACACCCTCCAGGAGCTGGTCGACCCGTACGCGGACCTGGAACGGGCGAGTCTCGCCGCTTTCGACGGCGACGTGATGGCCGGCTACATGAAGATCCGCTTCAAGCCGTCCGCGGAGGAGATCCATCGGGTCTTCCTCGACGGGGGAGTCCATCCCGCGTACCGCCGGCGGGGGATCGGCGGCGCGCTCGTCGACGCGGGGGTGGCGGCGGCGAAGGTGGTGCACGCGCTGCACCACCCGGCCGCGAAACTCGTGGTCGACGTCAACCGGCCGGAGCGCATCGCCGGGCTGGCCGAACTCGTCCGGTCCCGGGGGTTCGTGCCCGTGCGCTACTTCCAGCGGATGGAGCACTCGCTCTCGGAGTTGGATGCTTCGGCGATCCCCGACGGGTTCACGGTCGAGCCGTGGTCGGAGCGGAACGACGAGGACTTCCGGGCGGTCCGGAACGCGGCGTACCGGGATTACTGGGGCGCGGTGCCGATGCCTGTCGAGCTTTGGCGGAACAAGATCACCAACCAGACCTTTCAGCCCGAGACCAGCTTCCTGCTCAGGGAGGCGGGCGCTGCGGTCGGAATGCTGGTGACCATGTGGTGGGAAGCCGACACGGAGGCCACCGGCGTCCGCGACGCGCACTTCATGGCGATCGGGACGCTTCGGGAGTACCGGCGGCGGGGTGTGGCGAGCGCGCTGATGGGGCACGCGCTGCGGGCCGCCGCCGAGCAGGGCTACGACCGCGCGAGTTTGAACGTGGACTCGGCGGATCCGGCGGGGGCGTTCGGGGTCTTCGAGAAGGCGGGCTTCGTGCCGACGATGCGGTACGTGCGCTGGGCGCTCGAAGCCTGA
- a CDS encoding aminotransferase class V-fold PLP-dependent enzyme: MTDFDVHRARTETPGCAEVVHLNNAGSSLPPARVTDTVVDYLREEALIGGYEQAAATVERMNGVYASAARLVGADPADIALTDNATRSWQAVFYALPFAAGDRILTAKSEYASNVISFLQIAKRTGAVVEVVDNDESGQLDVEDLKRRIDGDVKLIAVSHVPTQGGLVNPAEEIGAVARAAGIPFLLDACQSAGQIDLDVARLNCDALSVTGRKYLRGPRGTGFLYAHPRLRERVEPAMLDLHSAAWTTPESYEVDPTAKMFEVWERDHAALHGLGAAIDYALEWGMPAIEARVAALAAKLRDALREIPGVRVHDQGVRQCGIVTFSVAKTPSQDVKQRLAAAKINVSVTEATSAQFDFAERGLPPLVRSSVHYFNTEDDIALLVGEVGKLA; this comes from the coding sequence ATGACGGACTTCGATGTGCACCGCGCTCGCACCGAAACCCCTGGTTGTGCGGAGGTGGTCCATCTCAACAACGCCGGATCGTCGCTGCCACCCGCGCGGGTGACCGACACCGTCGTCGACTATCTGCGCGAAGAGGCCCTGATCGGTGGATACGAGCAGGCCGCGGCAACCGTGGAGCGGATGAACGGCGTCTACGCGTCGGCCGCCCGGCTCGTCGGCGCCGACCCCGCCGACATCGCCCTGACTGACAACGCGACCCGATCCTGGCAGGCGGTCTTCTACGCGCTGCCGTTCGCCGCCGGAGACCGGATCCTGACGGCGAAATCCGAGTACGCGAGCAACGTCATCTCCTTCCTGCAGATCGCGAAGCGCACCGGCGCCGTCGTCGAGGTGGTCGACAACGACGAGTCCGGACAACTGGACGTCGAGGACCTCAAGCGCCGCATCGACGGCGATGTCAAGCTGATCGCCGTCTCGCATGTGCCGACCCAGGGCGGGCTGGTGAACCCGGCCGAGGAGATCGGCGCGGTGGCCAGGGCGGCCGGGATCCCGTTCCTGCTGGACGCGTGCCAGAGCGCCGGCCAGATCGACCTCGACGTCGCGCGCCTGAACTGCGACGCGCTCAGCGTGACCGGCCGCAAGTACCTGCGCGGCCCGCGCGGCACCGGATTCCTCTACGCGCACCCGCGACTGCGTGAACGCGTCGAGCCCGCGATGCTCGATCTTCACTCGGCGGCGTGGACGACGCCCGAAAGCTACGAAGTCGATCCGACGGCGAAGATGTTCGAGGTCTGGGAACGCGATCACGCCGCCCTGCACGGTCTCGGCGCGGCGATCGACTACGCCCTCGAATGGGGCATGCCCGCCATCGAAGCCCGCGTCGCCGCGCTCGCGGCGAAACTGCGTGACGCGCTCCGCGAGATCCCCGGCGTCCGTGTCCACGACCAGGGTGTGCGGCAGTGCGGGATCGTCACGTTCAGCGTGGCGAAAACGCCGTCGCAGGACGTGAAACAGCGCCTGGCCGCGGCGAAGATCAACGTCAGCGTCACCGAGGCGACGTCCGCCCAGTTCGACTTCGCCGAGCGCGGACTGCCGCCGCTGGTCCGGTCTTCGGTGCACTACTTCAACACCGAAGACGACATCGCGCTCCTCGTCGGCGAAGTCGGGAAACTGGCCTAA
- a CDS encoding carboxymuconolactone decarboxylase family protein, producing the protein MFTDHTVETAPEASRRAMEATIRKFGHLPTAVARQASSPELLDGFLKLSASFERTTLDPLARETVVMTVATRNGCEVCVEIHTGKLKGHHADDDVIAALRSQQPVPDERLEGIRQFTLAVLETAGAVDDETLRTFFGHGYTERNALEVVMGIGAYTMSTLANRLIRA; encoded by the coding sequence TTGTTCACCGATCACACCGTCGAAACCGCGCCCGAAGCCTCGCGTCGCGCCATGGAGGCGACCATCCGGAAGTTCGGCCACCTCCCCACCGCCGTCGCCCGGCAGGCGTCGTCACCCGAACTGCTCGACGGATTCCTGAAACTCAGCGCGAGCTTCGAGCGGACCACGCTCGACCCGCTCGCGCGGGAAACGGTCGTGATGACCGTGGCGACCCGCAACGGTTGCGAGGTCTGCGTCGAGATCCACACCGGCAAGCTGAAGGGACATCACGCGGACGACGACGTCATCGCGGCGCTTCGCTCGCAGCAGCCCGTCCCCGACGAGCGGCTGGAAGGCATCCGGCAGTTCACGTTGGCGGTGCTCGAAACCGCGGGCGCCGTCGACGACGAGACCCTGCGGACCTTCTTCGGGCACGGATACACCGAACGGAACGCCCTCGAAGTCGTCATGGGCATCGGCGCCTACACGATGTCGACGCTGGCGAACCGGCTGATCCGGGCCTAG
- a CDS encoding TetR/AcrR family transcriptional regulator, with translation MPKIVDPEARRLEIAEAVFRVIQRDGLAQASLRSVAEEAGLAIGSVRHYFGGHDELIVFAMRALGDRLEARLAGHIPVLLDPATPRSRRQEATEAFLGELLPLTEQTRAEADVWLAFSAAAKNRPDLAEEAKRMYEGVRFLVRRVLEGANEAGGLLADVDLNVETERLAALLDGLAVSAGRTSPELMRTVLRRHLETLRRPG, from the coding sequence GTGCCCAAGATCGTCGACCCGGAAGCCCGCCGCCTGGAGATAGCCGAAGCCGTCTTCCGGGTGATCCAGCGGGACGGCCTCGCGCAGGCGTCGCTCAGGAGCGTGGCCGAGGAGGCCGGTCTCGCGATCGGTTCGGTGCGGCATTACTTCGGCGGCCACGACGAGCTGATCGTGTTCGCCATGCGCGCACTCGGCGACCGGCTGGAGGCGCGACTGGCGGGGCACATCCCCGTTCTGCTCGACCCCGCGACACCACGTTCACGGCGACAGGAAGCCACCGAGGCGTTCCTCGGCGAACTGCTTCCGCTCACCGAGCAGACCCGGGCCGAAGCCGACGTCTGGCTGGCGTTCTCGGCCGCCGCGAAGAACCGGCCAGACCTCGCGGAGGAGGCCAAGCGCATGTACGAGGGAGTCCGGTTCCTCGTCCGCCGGGTACTCGAGGGCGCGAACGAAGCGGGCGGTCTGCTCGCCGACGTCGACTTGAACGTCGAGACCGAGCGGCTCGCCGCGCTGCTGGACGGGCTCGCGGTGTCGGCGGGCCGGACTTCACCGGAGCTGATGCGCACGGTGCTCCGGCGGCACCTGGAAACCCTGCGGCGCCCAGGATGA
- a CDS encoding MarR family winged helix-turn-helix transcriptional regulator produces MVNVVDEKVNQVVESGKRVRETPGFELPLLLFAGFRSIIDRLHAELAEQGHPDARPAYGFAMQAIGREGATASEIGRRLGVSKQAAGKTVDRLEHLGYVARVDDPADARRKVVRLTSRGFDSLGRSAAIFDELRKEWADTLGIDRVRALEADLRTMVPSDGFRLDVAGWFGP; encoded by the coding sequence ATGGTCAACGTGGTTGACGAAAAGGTAAACCAGGTTGTCGAATCTGGCAAGCGGGTTCGCGAAACTCCCGGCTTCGAGCTGCCGCTCCTGCTGTTCGCGGGCTTCCGCTCGATCATCGACCGGCTGCACGCCGAGCTCGCCGAGCAGGGACATCCCGACGCCCGGCCGGCGTACGGCTTCGCCATGCAGGCGATCGGCCGCGAAGGCGCGACGGCGAGCGAGATCGGGCGGCGGCTCGGGGTCAGCAAACAGGCGGCGGGCAAGACCGTCGACAGACTGGAGCATCTCGGCTACGTCGCGCGCGTCGACGACCCGGCCGACGCGCGGCGCAAGGTCGTGCGGCTCACCAGCCGCGGGTTCGACTCACTCGGCCGGTCGGCGGCGATCTTCGACGAGTTGCGCAAGGAGTGGGCGGACACGTTGGGCATCGACAGGGTCCGCGCGCTCGAAGCCGACCTTCGCACGATGGTGCCGTCGGACGGCTTCCGCCTCGACGTCGCCGGCTGGTTCGGACCCTAG
- a CDS encoding cupin domain-containing protein — protein MRLRSVTTLLATLVLALAVPATAEATPGSGVTGTIFQQRTVGNTDYVLREVVIQPGGYTGWHYHDGKLYAYVKAGTLTHNSADCGLDGLYRKGAVFTEPSDTVHIGRNLGTTPVVLEVLYVLPHGSPLSQDAPNPGCPF, from the coding sequence ATGCGCCTGCGGTCCGTGACCACGCTGCTCGCCACACTCGTCCTCGCGCTCGCCGTCCCCGCGACGGCCGAGGCGACCCCCGGATCCGGGGTGACCGGGACGATCTTCCAGCAGCGGACGGTCGGGAACACCGACTACGTGCTGCGCGAGGTCGTCATCCAACCCGGTGGCTACACCGGCTGGCACTATCACGACGGAAAGCTTTACGCGTACGTGAAAGCAGGCACGCTGACGCACAACTCGGCCGACTGCGGGCTCGACGGCCTGTACCGGAAGGGCGCCGTCTTCACCGAGCCGAGCGACACCGTCCACATCGGACGAAATCTCGGGACGACACCGGTCGTACTGGAGGTGCTCTACGTGCTGCCACACGGGAGCCCGCTCTCGCAGGACGCGCCGAATCCGGGTTGCCCGTTCTAG
- a CDS encoding DUF3052 domain-containing protein, with the protein MVAAGDADQSSVAERLGIKPDMVVQEIGWDEDVDDDLRAAIEEQIGGDILDEDADEVIDVVLLWWREDDGDLGDTLIEVRTPLNENGVIWVLTPKTGQPGHVEPSDIAEAVPQVGLAQTANISAGPKWAGTRLVSPKSSKTKR; encoded by the coding sequence GTGGTCGCCGCGGGAGACGCTGATCAGAGCAGCGTCGCCGAAAGGCTCGGGATCAAGCCGGACATGGTGGTCCAGGAGATCGGCTGGGACGAGGACGTCGACGACGACCTTCGTGCGGCGATCGAGGAACAGATCGGCGGCGACATCCTCGACGAGGACGCCGACGAGGTCATCGACGTGGTGCTGCTGTGGTGGCGCGAAGACGACGGTGATCTCGGTGACACGCTGATCGAGGTCCGGACTCCCCTGAACGAGAACGGCGTGATCTGGGTGCTGACCCCGAAGACGGGCCAGCCAGGGCATGTCGAGCCGAGTGACATCGCCGAGGCGGTGCCGCAGGTCGGACTGGCCCAGACGGCCAACATCAGTGCCGGCCCCAAGTGGGCGGGCACCCGGCTGGTTTCGCCGAAGTCGTCCAAGACCAAGCGGTGA
- a CDS encoding AMP-binding protein yields the protein MSTFYEIAAQEPGRVAVIDVDGRETTFDELSARANQLTHALRALGLGEGDGVVAIIHNGLTYYELLLATLQAGMYFTPVNHRSSPAEIAYIAANSGAKVAVADADIAATCTAELSGLHRFSRGETPGWAEYAAWGTDLPTTTPERRTAGQTMLYTSGTTGRPKGVRRALSGQPPALHPIHAHTLERLDVRPGHGVHLVACPLYHAAPGMFSTATLHLGHTLVLMDRFDAAETLRLTEKHRVTSTHLVPTMFHRLLRLPEDVCARHDLSSLTSVIHGAAPCPREVKERILAWLGPVVHEYYGASEGLITAVHAREWLAAPGTVGKPLDGVRVKVLDDDGRELPAGEAGMLYFSSAHTRFDYHGDPGKTAAARSGEFVTVGDVGYLDAEGRVFLCDRRTDLILSGGVNIYPAEIEARLLSHPDVADVAVIGEPDPEWGQRVVAVVQPTEGVTGDPALAKRLEEHCRAELAGFKTPRRFDFRDRLPRTESGKMLRRTLRAE from the coding sequence ATGAGCACCTTCTACGAAATCGCCGCCCAGGAGCCCGGCCGCGTCGCGGTGATCGACGTCGACGGCCGCGAGACGACCTTCGACGAACTTTCGGCGCGGGCGAATCAGCTGACCCACGCCTTGCGGGCACTCGGTCTCGGTGAGGGCGACGGCGTCGTCGCGATCATCCACAATGGACTCACCTACTACGAGCTCCTGCTGGCGACGTTGCAGGCGGGGATGTATTTCACGCCGGTCAACCACCGGTCCTCACCCGCCGAGATCGCCTACATCGCGGCCAACAGCGGCGCCAAGGTCGCCGTCGCGGACGCGGACATCGCGGCGACGTGCACCGCGGAACTGTCCGGCCTGCACCGGTTTTCGCGCGGCGAGACACCCGGCTGGGCCGAGTACGCGGCTTGGGGAACGGACCTGCCCACGACCACGCCGGAGCGGCGGACCGCCGGCCAGACGATGCTCTACACGTCCGGGACCACGGGGCGCCCCAAAGGCGTCCGGCGCGCCCTTTCCGGGCAACCGCCCGCACTGCACCCGATCCACGCGCACACCCTCGAACGCCTGGACGTCCGGCCGGGGCACGGCGTGCACCTCGTCGCCTGCCCGCTCTACCACGCGGCGCCCGGGATGTTCTCGACCGCGACCCTGCACCTCGGGCACACGCTCGTCCTGATGGACCGGTTCGACGCCGCGGAAACGCTGCGGCTCACCGAAAAGCACCGCGTGACGAGTACGCATCTGGTGCCCACGATGTTCCACCGCCTGCTGCGGCTGCCCGAGGACGTGTGTGCGCGCCACGACCTGTCGAGCCTGACGTCGGTGATCCACGGAGCCGCGCCGTGCCCCCGGGAGGTCAAGGAGCGGATACTCGCCTGGCTCGGCCCGGTGGTCCACGAGTACTACGGCGCCTCCGAGGGGCTGATCACGGCGGTGCACGCGCGCGAATGGCTCGCCGCACCGGGCACTGTCGGCAAGCCATTGGACGGCGTGCGGGTCAAGGTTCTCGACGACGACGGCCGCGAACTCCCCGCGGGCGAAGCCGGGATGCTCTATTTCAGTTCCGCGCACACGAGATTCGACTATCACGGCGATCCGGGCAAGACGGCCGCCGCGCGATCCGGGGAGTTCGTGACCGTCGGGGACGTCGGCTATCTCGACGCCGAGGGGCGGGTGTTCCTGTGCGACCGGCGGACGGATCTCATCCTTTCCGGTGGCGTGAACATCTATCCGGCCGAGATCGAAGCGCGGCTGCTGAGCCATCCCGACGTCGCCGACGTCGCGGTGATCGGCGAGCCTGATCCCGAATGGGGCCAACGCGTCGTCGCCGTCGTGCAGCCGACCGAGGGCGTCACCGGGGATCCCGCGCTGGCGAAACGACTCGAAGAGCACTGCCGGGCCGAGCTCGCCGGGTTCAAAACGCCGCGCCGGTTCGACTTCCGGGACCGGCTGCCGCGGACGGAGAGCGGCAAGATGCTGCGGCGGACACTTCGGGCGGAATGA
- a CDS encoding peroxiredoxin, with the protein MAVEVGSQAPDFTLNDYNKQSVTLSSFKGDKPVLLVFYPFAFSGICTGELCQLRDEFADYDGQGVQVIGVSVDTPFSLKAWAEQEGYQFPLLSDFWPHGEVAKAYGVFNEAAGLATRGTFLIDKDGVVRFAEVNQPGEARDQQAWKKAVASLA; encoded by the coding sequence ATGGCCGTCGAGGTCGGATCGCAAGCCCCGGACTTCACGCTCAACGACTACAACAAGCAGTCCGTGACGCTGTCGTCCTTCAAGGGTGACAAGCCGGTCCTGCTCGTGTTCTACCCGTTCGCGTTCAGTGGCATCTGCACCGGCGAGCTGTGTCAGCTCCGCGACGAGTTCGCGGACTACGACGGCCAGGGCGTCCAGGTGATCGGCGTGTCCGTGGACACCCCGTTCTCGCTCAAGGCGTGGGCCGAGCAGGAGGGCTACCAGTTCCCGCTGCTTTCGGACTTCTGGCCGCACGGCGAGGTCGCGAAGGCCTACGGCGTCTTCAACGAGGCGGCCGGCCTGGCCACCCGCGGCACCTTCCTGATCGACAAGGACGGCGTCGTGCGGTTCGCCGAGGTCAACCAGCCCGGCGAGGCGCGCGACCAGCAGGCGTGGAAGAAGGCCGTGGCCTCGCTGGCCTGA